Proteins encoded in a region of the Anaerobranca californiensis DSM 14826 genome:
- the cysS gene encoding cysteine--tRNA ligase: protein MKLYNSLTKRVEELQPVNPGKIKMYVCGPTVYNYFHIGNARTFLMFDVIRQYLKQRGYDVTYVQNFTDIDDKLIVKANELGITVKELAEDMIIHYFEDARALRIKDADYHPKATETIDEIIKIIQGLIDKGLAYIGGKDVFFDTEKFKEYGKLSGQNLDKLEVGSRVEVDVNKKNPLDFVLWKSAKPGEPKWQSPWGEGRPGWHIECSAMSKKHLGETIDIHGGGEDLAFPHHENEIAQSEGLSGKTFAKYWLHVGFLQIDNKKMSKSEGNSLMVRDLRQKFSPLAIRLFLMSGHYRNPINFSEELLQGAQRSVERINTAYNNLNYAINSGREQELDFTDQETLTKADELVEKYFKVMDDDFNTADGLSVLFELVREINIYLQRERNNLLVLKHLRAAFERINQVFDLLWEKEENLNSEIENLIEERQQARKAKNFKRADEIRDQLLSMGIILEDTKNGVRWKFVGKE from the coding sequence ATTAAATTGTATAACAGTTTAACAAAAAGGGTTGAAGAATTGCAGCCTGTTAATCCAGGAAAAATAAAAATGTACGTATGTGGTCCTACTGTCTATAATTATTTTCACATTGGTAATGCCAGGACTTTCCTGATGTTTGACGTTATTCGCCAATATTTAAAACAAAGGGGTTATGATGTTACCTATGTTCAAAATTTTACTGACATAGACGATAAATTGATTGTAAAAGCCAATGAACTAGGAATAACAGTAAAAGAACTAGCTGAAGATATGATTATTCACTACTTTGAAGATGCTAGAGCATTAAGAATTAAAGATGCCGATTATCATCCTAAGGCAACGGAAACTATCGATGAAATTATCAAAATAATCCAAGGGTTAATAGACAAAGGGTTAGCTTATATAGGTGGAAAAGATGTGTTCTTTGATACGGAAAAATTTAAAGAATATGGCAAATTATCTGGTCAGAATCTAGATAAATTAGAAGTGGGTTCTAGGGTTGAGGTAGATGTTAACAAAAAAAATCCTCTAGACTTTGTCCTTTGGAAAAGTGCTAAACCCGGTGAACCTAAATGGCAAAGCCCTTGGGGAGAAGGCAGGCCAGGATGGCATATTGAATGTTCCGCTATGTCCAAAAAACATTTAGGGGAAACCATTGATATTCATGGTGGTGGAGAAGATTTGGCTTTTCCCCATCACGAAAATGAAATAGCCCAAAGTGAAGGTCTTTCTGGAAAAACCTTTGCTAAATACTGGCTCCATGTAGGGTTTTTACAGATAGACAATAAAAAGATGAGCAAATCGGAAGGAAATAGTTTAATGGTAAGGGATCTAAGGCAAAAATTCTCACCTTTAGCTATCCGACTGTTTCTAATGTCCGGTCACTATAGAAATCCGATCAATTTCAGTGAAGAATTATTACAAGGGGCACAAAGGAGTGTAGAAAGAATAAATACAGCTTATAATAATCTAAATTACGCAATTAACTCTGGAAGGGAACAAGAGTTGGATTTTACTGATCAAGAAACATTGACTAAGGCAGATGAGCTGGTAGAAAAGTATTTTAAAGTTATGGATGACGATTTTAATACTGCCGATGGTTTAAGTGTATTATTTGAGTTAGTTAGAGAAATAAACATTTATCTACAAAGGGAAAGAAATAATTTATTAGTATTAAAACATCTTCGGGCAGCTTTTGAAAGGATTAACCAAGTCTTTGACTTATTATGGGAGAAAGAGGAAAATTTAAATTCTGAGATTGAAAACCTAATTGAAGAAAGGCAACAAGCTAGAAAGGCCAAAAATTTTAAGAGGGCAGATGAAATTCGGGATCAGTTGCTCAGCATGGGAATAATTTTAGAAGACACTAAAAATGGTGTGAGGTGGAAGTTTGTTGGAAAAGAATAA
- the cysE gene encoding serine O-acetyltransferase, giving the protein MFKELKNDIKAVKDRDPAAKNILEIILCYPGVHALFFHRIAHRLYKRKFMVLARLISQISRFLTGIEIHPGAKLGKGIFIDHGSGVVIGETAEVGDNVTIYQGVTLGGTGKEKGKRHPTIKENCVIGAGAKVLGAFTVGANSKIGAGAVVLEEVPPNSTVVGVPGKIVINNGVKLNKELDHSDLPDPMMVMVLCLQRQIHELQKEIREIKRGGKMND; this is encoded by the coding sequence GTGTTTAAAGAACTAAAAAATGACATAAAAGCAGTAAAGGACAGGGATCCTGCAGCTAAAAATATTTTAGAAATAATTCTATGTTATCCAGGGGTTCATGCTTTATTTTTCCATAGAATAGCCCATAGACTATATAAGAGGAAGTTTATGGTATTAGCTAGGCTTATATCCCAAATTTCCCGTTTTCTAACGGGTATTGAAATTCATCCTGGAGCAAAATTAGGAAAAGGGATTTTTATTGATCACGGTTCTGGGGTGGTAATTGGTGAAACTGCGGAAGTAGGGGATAATGTAACAATTTATCAAGGAGTAACTTTAGGTGGTACTGGAAAAGAAAAAGGGAAGAGGCACCCTACGATAAAAGAAAATTGTGTTATCGGGGCAGGTGCTAAAGTGTTAGGTGCCTTTACCGTAGGAGCAAATTCAAAAATAGGAGCTGGGGCGGTAGTATTAGAAGAAGTCCCTCCAAATTCTACAGTGGTAGGGGTTCCCGGTAAAATTGTTATAAATAATGGAGTTAAGTTAAATAAAGAATTAGATCACAGCGATTTACCAGATCCTATGATGGTTATGGTATTGTGTCTACAAAGACAAATTCATGAATTACAAAAAGAGATTAGGGAAATCAAAAGGGGAGGTAAAATGAATGATTAA
- the gltX gene encoding glutamate--tRNA ligase: MSVYKVRYAPSPTGPLHIGGARTVLFDYLLAKQNNGIFLIRSEDTDLARSSAHWEDAILDSIEWLGLSWQEGLRVGGENGPYRQTERLDIYQRYLDRLFAEGHCYKCFCTEEEIEKERQIAYAKGETPKYSGKCRNLTPEEISELERQGRKFVIRFKVPQGKIITVDDKVRGLVHFESDGIGDFVIVKSDGIPTYNFAVVIDDITMGVTHVIRGDEHLSNTPRQILIYEALNAPLPVFGHVSIILNEQKKKMSKRDGDTSIDQYREKGYLPEAMINFLALLGWAPEGEQEFFTIDELVKEFSLERVSKNPAVFNLEKLRWMNSVYIKKMDIKELTNRVKPFLKEQIPNIDEYDPSWLEFVVETYREKMIVLSDIVPLTADIFHDDIDFEDEKCREILREDTVDSVINLFKEKIIQTEELTYEKVEEILKSLTKELGLGGKKVFMPLRVALTGKTHGSELYSLIPILGKERVIKRVDYMMAKR, from the coding sequence ATGAGTGTTTATAAAGTCCGTTACGCCCCTAGTCCTACAGGGCCTTTACATATTGGAGGAGCTAGAACCGTACTATTTGATTATTTATTAGCAAAACAAAATAACGGTATATTTTTAATTAGAAGTGAAGACACAGATTTAGCCAGATCTTCTGCCCACTGGGAAGATGCTATATTAGATAGTATTGAGTGGTTAGGTCTTAGTTGGCAGGAAGGATTACGGGTAGGGGGAGAAAATGGCCCTTATCGCCAAACAGAAAGATTAGACATTTATCAACGTTATTTAGATAGGTTGTTTGCCGAAGGTCACTGTTACAAATGTTTTTGTACTGAAGAAGAGATAGAAAAAGAAAGGCAAATTGCTTATGCTAAAGGAGAAACCCCTAAGTATAGCGGAAAGTGTAGGAATTTAACTCCTGAGGAAATTAGTGAGCTAGAAAGACAAGGGAGAAAGTTCGTCATAAGGTTTAAAGTCCCTCAAGGTAAAATAATTACCGTTGACGATAAGGTAAGGGGATTAGTCCACTTTGAAAGTGATGGTATAGGTGATTTTGTCATAGTTAAATCAGATGGTATACCCACCTATAATTTTGCTGTGGTTATTGATGATATTACTATGGGTGTTACCCATGTAATTAGAGGTGATGAGCACCTTTCCAATACCCCAAGGCAGATTTTAATTTATGAAGCCCTTAATGCCCCCCTTCCAGTTTTTGGACATGTGTCTATTATTTTAAATGAACAAAAGAAAAAAATGAGCAAGAGGGATGGAGATACTAGTATAGATCAATATAGGGAAAAAGGGTATTTACCTGAAGCAATGATCAACTTTTTAGCCCTATTAGGTTGGGCCCCTGAAGGTGAACAAGAGTTTTTTACAATTGATGAATTAGTGAAGGAATTTTCTTTAGAAAGGGTTTCTAAAAATCCTGCCGTCTTTAATTTGGAAAAATTAAGATGGATGAATTCCGTATATATTAAAAAAATGGATATAAAAGAATTAACAAATAGGGTTAAACCTTTCTTAAAAGAACAAATTCCTAATATTGACGAATATGATCCTTCATGGTTGGAATTTGTCGTAGAAACTTATCGCGAAAAAATGATTGTATTGTCAGATATTGTCCCTTTAACTGCCGACATTTTTCACGATGATATCGACTTTGAAGATGAAAAATGTCGGGAAATTTTACGGGAAGATACCGTTGATTCAGTAATAAATCTCTTTAAAGAAAAAATTATCCAAACAGAAGAGTTAACTTATGAAAAGGTGGAAGAAATTTTAAAATCTTTAACTAAAGAATTAGGTCTAGGGGGTAAAAAGGTCTTTATGCCTTTAAGGGTAGCTTTAACAGGTAAAACCCATGGCAGTGAGCTGTATAGTTTAATACCAATTTTGGGTAAAGAAAGGGTTATAAAAAGAGTTGATTATATGATGGCAAAAAGGTAA
- the ispF gene encoding 2-C-methyl-D-erythritol 2,4-cyclodiphosphate synthase, protein MKVGLGFDVHKLVDNRKLIIGGVEIPYDKGLEGHSDADVLVHAIMDSLLGPANLGDIGKIFPDTNEEFKGISSLILLEKVKSLLEERGYSIINIDCVIMAEKPKMAPYIKKMQQKIASILKIDEEAITIKATTTEKLGFVGRQEGIAAQAISLIKLNNNKNMV, encoded by the coding sequence ATGAAAGTAGGGCTAGGATTTGATGTACATAAATTAGTAGATAACAGAAAACTTATAATAGGGGGAGTGGAAATCCCTTATGACAAAGGTTTAGAAGGCCATTCAGATGCCGATGTTTTAGTTCATGCTATAATGGATAGTTTGCTAGGACCTGCAAATTTAGGGGATATCGGCAAAATATTTCCTGATACCAATGAAGAATTTAAAGGTATTTCAAGCTTAATTTTACTAGAAAAAGTTAAATCTCTTTTAGAAGAAAGGGGTTATTCTATAATAAATATAGATTGTGTGATTATGGCAGAAAAACCTAAAATGGCTCCTTATATTAAAAAAATGCAACAAAAAATTGCTTCTATACTTAAAATTGATGAAGAAGCCATAACTATTAAAGCTACTACCACAGAAAAACTGGGTTTTGTAGGAAGACAAGAGGGGATTGCAGCCCAAGCTATTTCATTAATTAAATTGAACAATAATAAAAATATGGTATAA
- the ispD gene encoding 2-C-methyl-D-erythritol 4-phosphate cytidylyltransferase — MKNIALIVAAGSGNRMGTNIKKQYLKLAGQPMLARTVLLFEKSKNIDEIIIVIPQGDEQFVKKEILKDITFTKPIRLVDGGSNRGESVYNGLKTLQNNGKDIVLIHDGARPFIHESLIERLIKFLRENPKEIGVIPVIKVKDTIKIVKEDTVIKTPPRTDLYAAQTPQCFYVSKLLPIFKKVEKELNRFTDESSLVEAFGYKVKTVIGDEFNIKITTPQDLIIGEFLLKEGLV, encoded by the coding sequence ATGAAAAATATTGCACTTATAGTTGCCGCTGGGAGCGGTAATAGAATGGGCACTAATATAAAAAAACAGTATTTAAAATTAGCGGGTCAACCAATGTTGGCCCGCACTGTGTTACTTTTTGAAAAAAGTAAAAATATAGATGAAATAATTATAGTAATTCCTCAAGGTGATGAACAATTTGTTAAAAAAGAGATCTTAAAAGACATAACCTTTACAAAACCTATAAGACTAGTTGATGGAGGTTCTAATAGGGGAGAATCGGTATATAACGGTTTAAAAACTTTACAGAATAACGGAAAAGATATAGTCCTTATCCACGACGGAGCCCGCCCATTTATCCATGAAAGCCTAATTGAAAGATTAATAAAATTTTTGCGGGAAAACCCAAAAGAAATAGGGGTAATACCAGTAATAAAGGTAAAAGATACCATAAAAATTGTTAAAGAAGACACTGTCATAAAAACTCCTCCTAGAACAGACCTTTATGCCGCCCAAACCCCTCAATGTTTTTATGTTTCTAAATTATTGCCCATATTTAAAAAGGTAGAAAAGGAACTCAACAGGTTTACCGATGAAAGTTCCCTTGTGGAAGCCTTTGGGTATAAAGTAAAAACAGTAATAGGGGATGAATTCAATATTAAGATTACCACCCCGCAAGATTTAATTATCGGAGAATTTTTGTTAAAGGAGGGTTTAGTATGA